The genomic DNA CCAAGTGTTGCCCTGTCTATTGTTACACATGCGCCGATTTCAACATCATCTTCAATACTCACAATACCTGTCTGCGGAACTTTATAAAGCCTTGTGCCGTCCTTTGCAAAACCGAAGCCGTCACTGCCTACAACTGAATTGCAATGGATTATAACCCTTTTGCCGATACTGCATCTTTCTCTTATGGATACATTGGAATAGATGAGGGTATTATCGCCAATGGAAACATCTTTACCTACATAAACCCCTGGATAAAGCACAACCCCTGAACCAATAATTGCCCCTTCCTCTATATATACGCCAGGGTATATTGAAACAGACTTTCCTATCCTTGTATCAGGATGAACCTCTGCCTTTGGATGAATGCCCTTGAATAAGATAGGCGCCGGTGCAAACACCTCCTGCACCTTTGCAAAGGCAAGATACGGATTTTTTACACATAGGATATTTTTATCTTTTAAATCTGAAATATTATCAGGCGAGGCAATAATCGCTGAGGCTGATGTTTTGGATAAAAGATGAGTATATTTTTGATTTGCTATGAATGTTATATCGCCTGCACGAGCATCCTCAAGTCCAGCAACACCATTTATAAAAACAGAACCATCGCCTATAACCTGACCGCTGACTATTTCAGCCAGAGCATTAAGACTCTTTTCCATAGTATTGTTTATTATTTCTTTTCCTTTTTATACTGTTTGTTATAAATCTTGACCACCTCTTCTGTTAAGTCTGATTCTGCCGGACCATGTATTATGCCGCCCTCCACCTTTTCAAGCACATAGGTATAACCCTTGTCTTTTGCCATCTTTCTAACAATCTCTTCCAATTCCTTTATTATATCCCTTACAGATTCCTGCTCCTTCTTTCTAAGCGCCTCCTCTGATTGAATAAAGAACCTCTGAAACTCCTGACTCTTTCTTTGAAACTCTGTCTCTTTCTGCTCCCTTACCTCCTTACTCAGCACCGCCCCTTTTTTCTCGAGTTCTTCCTTGAGTTTCTTCAGTTCCTCCTGCTTGGCATTCACATCATCCTGCCTCTTTTTTATTTCATCTGCCATTTCAGCCTTTGCATCCTTACCGGCAGTTGATTCATTTAAAGCCTTTTGCAGATTTACATACGCAATCTTCATTTCTGCTGCATATATGCCTGCTGTAAAAACTAAAGATAAAACCATTGTTAAAAATATAACTATCCTTTTCATTATATCCCCCTTTAGTATTTGTAATCAGAATTAGTGGCTACGAATAACAGATACAGTTAGCGGTTTTAAAACGATGTCCCTATAGTGAAATCCCACTGGCTTGAATCTTCACCTTCCTTTTTGTCAAGATTATATCCCCATTCAAGCCTTATAGGCCCAAGCGGAGAAACCCATCTTATACCAAGCCCTGCAGAATATCTTAATCCGTTCAGGAAACCGCCGTCCCATGTATTTCCAGTATCAAAAAATACAACCCCTTTAAATTTTTGTTCCGTGAATATCGGAAATATATATTCAATATTCAGAAGCGCCTCGCCATCACCGCCTATAAGTTCATTCGTAGTCGGGTCCTTTGGACTTATACCCCTTGTCTTAAAACCCCTGATTGAATTTATGCCGCCGAGATAAAATCTTTCATATACAGGTGCATCCTTACCGTCAAAACCGTGCAGATAGCCTGCCAGAGCCCTTGCTGCCAATACTGTGTCATAGGGCATTGAAAAATATCTTGTGCCTTCCAGTAAATATTTAACATAGTTTACATCACCGCCTATAGGACCGCCGCCAAATTCTATAGAGAAATAAATTACCGAACCTTCTGTTGGAAACAGGGCATCATCACGGGTATCTTTCCTTATCGCTGCATTGATACTGCTTATTAAATTCTTGCCTTCCTGGTCCCTTATAATCTGTGAAGCACCTGAGGCAACCCGAGTAACCTCTACCTCTTCAAGTTTATATGTGAGATAGCCCCTTGTGTCCCTTCTGTAGAGGGGGAAACCAAACCGCAGTCCAAAACCAACACTATCTCTTGTAAAATCTGTATATTCCTTTGTTGTATTGAATATGTCTATGCCTGCTGATATAGGTTTATCAAGGAACCACGGTTCCGTAAAACCAAGATTGAATCTAGAGGTCTTGCTGCTCAAAAGTGCAGAGAGGTCCAGTTGTTTCCCTGTGCCGAGGAGATTTTTCTGTGTTATATTTGCTGTTACAATCATGCCATCAGCAGAACTGTAACCAGCGCCTGCTGCTATGAAACCTGTGGGTCTTTCCTTAACCTCCACATCAACGGTCATCTTATTTTCAGAACTGCCAGGACCTGTTGCTATATTTACATCATCAAAATAGCCAAGCCTCCTTAAATTACTTCTGCTCCTTTTTATGCCTGTAGAAGAATAAAGTTCACCTTCTCCCAGTTCAACCTCCCTCCTTATAACCTTGTCCCGTGTAGTAACATTGCCCCTTATATTTACCTTTTCAATATATACAGGCTCCCCTTTATTGATATCAAAGACCAAATCTACAGTCTTGGCTTCTGTATTCAATTTTGTGACAGGATTTACATCAACATTTGCATAACCATCATTGCCGTATATATCAGTTATCTTCGTAATATCACCACCAACAATCTTTCTGCTGAATATATTCCCTGTCTTATTTTTTATCTTTTCAAGTATTGCCCTCTTTGTGGTCAGTATATCACCCCGCACATCCACCTTGCCCACCTTAAACTGCTCTCCTTCAGAAACAGCAATGGTGATATATAACCATTCTTTGTCACTGCTTAATGTAACCTTTGAATCTGTTATATTAGCCTGAATATAACCGTTATCATAATATAACCCTGCAATAAGATTAAGGTCATTCTGGAATATAAATTCCTGATAAACGCCTGATTTTGTGATGAACGAGAAAAAACCTGCCTCCTTTGTGTTCATGACCTTCCTTATCTTCTTCTCAGTCATCTTCTGATTGCCTATAATTGTTATATTTTTGACCTTAACCTTTTTGCCTTCATCAATCTGAAAATTCACAGAGGCCTCAATTTCATTCGCTATACTTACTACAGGTTCAATCTTTGCCAGATAGAAGCCTTCATTTGCATATAGTGTCTTTAATTTATCCGCGTTCTCTTGTAAAACTATCCTGTTTAAAATTGAACCTGTCTTAATTGTTAATGACTCCCTTATCTTTTCTTCAGTTAACTCCTTATTCCCTGCAAAGATCACCTGCTTGATAATAGGCTTTTCCTTTACAATAAATGTCAATTCCTTGCCAACTGCTGTATCTGCCATATCAGCAATAATATCATCAAAAAATCCGCTGTCATAGATTGCCCTTATATCTTCCTTTATCTGGTCACTGTCAAACTTATCCCCTGCCCTTGTCTTTATCTTAGCCCGTATTGCATCAGTATCCATCCTTTTATTCCCTGTTATCTTTATCTTCCCAATTATGCCGCTCTCAGCATCTGCCTTTTCTGCTGTAATCGCCTCTTTCAAAATTTCTCTGGAAATGGCAGATGACAGGTCATAAACCCTCTGCGTAATCTCTTTTGTATCTTCACCCTCTATATATGAAAGTGAGGATAGTTTATCCTGTCCAACATTATAAACCTTAGCATCAATTGAATATCTTTTCCCAAGTTTTGAAATACTTCCCAATACCACATAATTTGCACCTAACTCTTTCCCAACAGCCCCTGCGGCACCCTCGTCAAATATCTTGGTGCCCTTTTCCATGATAACATCCTTAAGCCTATCCCCTGCAATAACCCGAATCCCTTTTGTCTCATCCAGACTTGACGCGATTGCCTCAAGTATCTTAAGCCTAAAGTCTGATATATTATCCCGTGCATGCACCTCAAACGGCAGAATCACAACATTTACATCCTGTGCCATTGACATGCCGAAGGCTAAAGGCTGAAGGCTAAAGGCTAATAAAAAAATGAAAAATATAAATCTTTTTCTCAAACTAAATCCCATTATCTTCATATATCCTTCCATCCACCATAACTATCTTTCTTGACATCATTCCGGCAAGTCTTTCATTGTGCGTAACAATCACTAAAGTAATCCCTTTCTCATCATTTAACCTGAGCAGAAGATTGAAGACCTCTTCGCCTGTATGTGTGTCCAGATTGCCTGTTGGTT from Deltaproteobacteria bacterium includes the following:
- a CDS encoding OmpH family outer membrane protein, translated to MKRIVIFLTMVLSLVFTAGIYAAEMKIAYVNLQKALNESTAGKDAKAEMADEIKKRQDDVNAKQEELKKLKEELEKKGAVLSKEVREQKETEFQRKSQEFQRFFIQSEEALRKKEQESVRDIIKELEEIVRKMAKDKGYTYVLEKVEGGIIHGPAESDLTEEVVKIYNKQYKKEKK
- the lpxD gene encoding UDP-3-O-(3-hydroxymyristoyl)glucosamine N-acyltransferase, whose protein sequence is MEKSLNALAEIVSGQVIGDGSVFINGVAGLEDARAGDITFIANQKYTHLLSKTSASAIIASPDNISDLKDKNILCVKNPYLAFAKVQEVFAPAPILFKGIHPKAEVHPDTRIGKSVSIYPGVYIEEGAIIGSGVVLYPGVYVGKDVSIGDNTLIYSNVSIRERCSIGKRVIIHCNSVVGSDGFGFAKDGTRLYKVPQTGIVSIEDDVEIGACVTIDRATLGETVIKRGVKIDNLVQIAHNVSIGEDSTIVAQVGISGSTKIGDRVTLAGQVGVVGHIEIGDDVMVGAKSGVTHDLPAQGIFSGIPAIPHRDCLKAANIFAKLPEMRKTLLELERRVKELENSNIKMQNSK
- the bamA gene encoding outer membrane protein assembly factor BamA, translating into MKIMGFSLRKRFIFFIFLLAFSLQPLAFGMSMAQDVNVVILPFEVHARDNISDFRLKILEAIASSLDETKGIRVIAGDRLKDVIMEKGTKIFDEGAAGAVGKELGANYVVLGSISKLGKRYSIDAKVYNVGQDKLSSLSYIEGEDTKEITQRVYDLSSAISREILKEAITAEKADAESGIIGKIKITGNKRMDTDAIRAKIKTRAGDKFDSDQIKEDIRAIYDSGFFDDIIADMADTAVGKELTFIVKEKPIIKQVIFAGNKELTEEKIRESLTIKTGSILNRIVLQENADKLKTLYANEGFYLAKIEPVVSIANEIEASVNFQIDEGKKVKVKNITIIGNQKMTEKKIRKVMNTKEAGFFSFITKSGVYQEFIFQNDLNLIAGLYYDNGYIQANITDSKVTLSSDKEWLYITIAVSEGEQFKVGKVDVRGDILTTKRAILEKIKNKTGNIFSRKIVGGDITKITDIYGNDGYANVDVNPVTKLNTEAKTVDLVFDINKGEPVYIEKVNIRGNVTTRDKVIRREVELGEGELYSSTGIKRSRSNLRRLGYFDDVNIATGPGSSENKMTVDVEVKERPTGFIAAGAGYSSADGMIVTANITQKNLLGTGKQLDLSALLSSKTSRFNLGFTEPWFLDKPISAGIDIFNTTKEYTDFTRDSVGFGLRFGFPLYRRDTRGYLTYKLEEVEVTRVASGASQIIRDQEGKNLISSINAAIRKDTRDDALFPTEGSVIYFSIEFGGGPIGGDVNYVKYLLEGTRYFSMPYDTVLAARALAGYLHGFDGKDAPVYERFYLGGINSIRGFKTRGISPKDPTTNELIGGDGEALLNIEYIFPIFTEQKFKGVVFFDTGNTWDGGFLNGLRYSAGLGIRWVSPLGPIRLEWGYNLDKKEGEDSSQWDFTIGTSF